In a single window of the Thermoproteales archaeon genome:
- a CDS encoding nitroreductase family protein, giving the protein MDTINLPLFEPSLEHSFSGVVKSLRFCKALKFKEITLSSISKVLYAIQGCTGTSHWTTLRAIPSAGATYPLKIYVSLYSRDTGSGFYEYKSSRGKLVFIKSGKEKQTKIFIHAIFSRTTRYYGSRGERYVLMEVGHALQNSLLESSVLNIDMSYELNIEEINRELKEGGKPLAVIELGECIEKPAFEHRNRKYEGISIGLRHVKLPELSLEKAILKRRSVRKYSSRKLSLEELTYVIYYSFGRVWNDHRPYAPPLNVYYLNMFLVAGKVDGLDSGIYFYNDEKNELVLLKKGDFRKKLYDAALRQEWILKAPVNILLAGGGVDKQYLDVETGMIGQNIYLAATSIGLGTVAIGAFYDEEVADVIGVDEQPLYIMPIGRL; this is encoded by the coding sequence ATGGACACGATAAACCTACCTTTATTCGAGCCAAGTTTAGAGCATAGCTTTAGTGGCGTAGTTAAAAGCCTAAGATTCTGCAAAGCCTTAAAGTTTAAAGAAATAACTTTATCATCGATCTCAAAAGTTCTTTATGCAATACAGGGTTGTACTGGAACTAGTCATTGGACTACGCTCAGAGCGATCCCATCTGCCGGAGCTACATACCCGTTAAAAATCTACGTCAGCCTATATTCTCGAGATACTGGTAGCGGATTTTATGAGTATAAATCAAGCCGCGGAAAGCTGGTTTTTATAAAGTCGGGAAAAGAAAAACAGACAAAGATATTTATTCACGCCATATTTTCTAGAACCACTCGCTACTATGGTTCTAGAGGAGAAAGATATGTTTTAATGGAAGTCGGTCACGCGCTACAAAATAGTCTTCTAGAATCTAGCGTTTTAAACATTGATATGTCATACGAATTAAATATTGAAGAAATTAATAGAGAGCTAAAAGAGGGGGGCAAGCCTTTAGCCGTAATAGAGCTGGGAGAATGCATAGAAAAGCCAGCGTTTGAGCATCGAAACCGTAAATATGAAGGCATTAGCATCGGCTTAAGACATGTCAAGCTTCCCGAGCTGAGTCTAGAAAAGGCGATTTTGAAACGCAGATCAGTTAGAAAATATTCGTCCAGAAAACTCTCGCTTGAAGAGTTGACCTACGTCATATACTACTCGTTCGGCAGGGTGTGGAACGATCATAGACCTTATGCTCCCCCATTGAACGTTTATTACTTAAACATGTTTCTTGTTGCTGGGAAAGTTGATGGTCTAGATTCTGGAATATATTTTTACAACGATGAGAAAAACGAGCTGGTTCTTTTGAAGAAAGGCGATTTTCGAAAAAAGCTATATGATGCTGCGCTCAGGCAAGAATGGATTTTAAAAGCTCCTGTTAACATATTATTAGCTGGAGGAGGTGTGGATAAGCAATATCTGGACGTTGAGACTGGAATGATTGGTCAAAACATTTACCTTGCGGCTACAAGTATAGGCTTAGGAACTGTCGCCATAGGCGCTTTTTACGACGAAGAAGTCGCTGATGTTATAGGAGTAGACGAGCAACCTTTGTATATAATGCCCATTGGCAGACTATAA